DNA from Tachysurus fulvidraco isolate hzauxx_2018 chromosome 16, HZAU_PFXX_2.0, whole genome shotgun sequence:
AGGGTATTACTTAGCCATTTGCTCAGCATGAGGATTGGGAAGCCCCTGGATGTTTGTGCTCCGTTCTCCTGCGTCTCCTGCGTTGGAGTTGATGGTTTTTGATGGGTTCTTGAGTTTCTTCTCCGCTTTGCTGGCTACGATGTTCACCGAGCTCCTCTGCACTTTAACCTGCGGACCTCTGGAGACCCTCAGAGCTTTCCCACTTTGCTCCTCGTGAGGTAGGTGTTCATGAACGTCGGAAAGCTGTGCTGGACTTGAGCGCGTTTCGGCACCATGATGCTTAGATCCTGGAGGCTGAGGATTCGGTTCCCGTATCTTGCTGTCCCCTGCGTCTTTCTCTGTCCTCCCGTGCAGCCTGTGGAGTTGGAGACAGTCCTCGTGCTCCTGCTTGTCCTCTGATAGGATGGCGTCGCTTGGACACGGGTATTGCATGGGCCCTGGTTTGGTTCGCCATTTGGATTCTGGATGAGGAATAAAATACGATAAGAGGCCTGTTTGGCGGCTCGatggacagtaaataaataaaaaacaaaccggACAATCGGCTTGCCTTCCACACCCAGTTTTGGGTAGAGCTGTGTGTACGGAGGTAGTGGATGTTGAAGGAGATGCACGTGCAAGTCGTTCTCGCTCTGAACTGCTTTTTGTGTGCGAAGTTTCAAGATGCCAGAGAAGTAGCATGTTGCATCAAATCCCATGTACACCAGTGGATATCCAATGCTGTGTGATGGAAGAAGGACGTTAATATAATAACAGTTATGTTGAGCAACGCTTTATATCAGCGAGTCTCGTCGACGGCCTAATGAGAACGATGTGAGGCAAAccgtaacacacacatgctgtcaAGATAGAGAGGAAGctgtatttgtaatattttccaataaaTACCAAGCAGTAGAAATAAAAGCTGCAATTCTTTCAGTCAAATATGAAAAGTGATCAGTACTTAGGTGTAATTTGGACATTGTGTGTTTAGTCTGTCGAACTTAAGTTGAACATCAAAGGGAATTTTGTGCAATTGTTTTATGATGGAGCGAATAGTCGAGCCTGTTCGATTGTAATTGTGTAAGCAAATGGAGATGAGATCAAGATCCAGTAGGTGTCAGTCTGTCTAATCACTTTACATGACTGCATGAATCTACAGCCTCTCGCTTCTCgtccttcattccttcattttgctaccgcttatctgaacttctcgggtcacggggagcctgtgcctatctcagtacacacactacggacaattttccagagatgccaatcaacctaccatgcatgtctttggaccaggggaggaaaccggagtacccggaggaaacccccgaggcacggggagaacatgcaaactccacacacacacaaggcggaggcaggaatcgaacccccaaccctggaggtgtgaggcgaacgtgctaaccactaagccaccgtgtccccctaacCTAGTTCTAGGAAAATCCAAATAATTATCCACTTTGTTCAAAGGAAACCCTAAAGTAGTCTTTAGAATGAACGGAGCTCGGGTTACTTTAACGACTCAAACGTACCAGTGTGCAGCAAAGAGGTGAGAGAGGTTAGCGTACGGATTCTTCAGGTCTCTCAGCCTGAGCGAGGTCTCTGTGTATACCAGAAGAAGCCATAAAGTCACAGTTGACAGGCAGATGCCTTTCTCTAAAAAAGAAACCAGACAGAAATGTGTTCAGAAAATCCAACGCTATGTCTTCGCTCTGCTCTGTGAACACTACAGAGTTACAGGGTTAGCGATAACGTATCTCCTTCTTACCTGTGTGCCATATGTAGTTCAGTAACACATATGTGCTGGCTGCAAAAAACAGCCAGTGGAGCGGTacaaaaattaaacagaatatatCCAGAGTGAAAGCagcgcacacaaacaccataCAGATGGCCTGAAAAAAGACAAGCAGAAAGACAACAGATCAAACGGCACTGTCTCGGTACGAgtactttttatctgtttatagttacatttcatGTTAGTTAGTTAGACATAAGAGGCAGTTTGACATGTGCTTGTTATCGAGAAACCGCAAAGTGTAAAATCCTTTAGCCTAAAGATATCACAAAACTTAAAATgctacaataaatacaataaataaacatctcttgacaaaaattttttttatcacccTATCAGTGATTGCACACATTATTCTTTAGTAAATAACACCGTTTAAAATCATATAGTATAAAGTccttgtgaatgagctgttgctatggaaacgatctgtcagagctgctggtaTAGAAAATTGCCTGCTGATAAAAAAacctgctgaccaatcagaatcgagaattcatTTATGAAAGACTATCTATatgaaagatatatatatatatatttctattcatgtttaattaaaattgaatttaaatcattttaaaaaccaCGTCCGAGTGTGACACCAGGACGTGCCACGTGACGACGTGAACGCGATGTAAACAAACGTACGTACCAGGCCGTGGCAGTGGAACGTGGTGTAAACGGTGCCAAGGAAGAGCCAGCAAGGCCACAAGTACTCCAGTCTGAACTCGAGAATGAAGTCTGCCAAAAGCACCACGATCCAAACTGTCATGAACTTCAGGAACGAGTACGCACTAGAACCAAGCAAGGAAATAATAAGACACGGAATAAACAAATGGAGAGCTTCTCATTTGGGAGACGTCATTCATCAAACAAAGCAGAGTTAATAATCTAtgagaagaagaacaaaaagggGACAATTCTCTAGTTTCCTAGCTTAAACTGGGAACACCCGGGAGACACCCAGGATCTGGATCTACAGGTAGTACTGGACCTttccctccatcttcactgttttatgtgaatatactgtaagtcCATATTTTCTGTATATAAGTCTGtgacagtgccactttatacacaccatcctgcacatagacactttaaggacaataattaaaaaacatacgcatttatgtatatttatggatatgtatatacattatttttcacttatagtttcatattttatatatttttttatatatctatatatatcatatagattatacttttttatttatttaacctccttttggttatatttttgaTCCCTAATCGCATTCGTTATGtctgaataccggacagatgcaaaaagcatttcactgcatgtcgtactctgtttgtgtgtgtgacaaataacatttgatttgataaaatttgatttgatgtaTATTAGATAAGATTAGTCCTgcttttctgggtttttttttttgtgtgtgtgttttttaattaagttctgccttattattttgtatattgtattgtattgtattccatgtcatttattttgccCTGCACTTCTAGCTGGACGAGAAGACAGAAGTGATCAGAAGAGgtgagtgcagtgtgtgttgtgtttttcttcctgAGTGCGTTTAACTGTTCACCACAAACGTAAACACTGCGCGGATTCCTGCGCTCTGGCTTTGCTTTGTGTcggtgtaaaaaataaataaataaatacatacatacataaataaaaaccctcCTGATGATCAATAGGAGACGCTAAACGAAGATTTAGACGTGCATAAGGCTGTAATGAAGGCGTTATGGCGCGGCATTGGCGCTTCTTTTGTATTCACTTCCTTTGTTCAGCATCCTTTTGTGTtcggttaccatggcaacctcTGATCTCATCACCTGAAGTGTTTTTTGACGCGGCTATTTAAGGAACGGCAGAAAGaagacacagagaacacacacacacacacacacacacacacacacgcacgcacgcgcgcgcgcgcgtagTTGGAAAAAATCTGGCACACAAATCACCTGTTTGTGACGATTAGATAAACGATTtgcgaaaataaataaataatcggaGAAACAGACGAAAGGATTATTGCGAGCTCTGcttcaggaaaataaataaaacgctgcttttttttaaaaagatgtaaaaaaaatgtatataaaattaaatataaaaaacaacacatttttgcgaaaaacaaaacaaagcacagGCTGATCCTGtttataaaaaatgataaaaaaatatcaaattatATTTAGAGTAAAAATGTTTACTTATTATGTAACTCGCAATTTTTTATCTTATAAAATTagatatcttttttatttttaatattattttatattgt
Protein-coding regions in this window:
- the si:dkey-12h9.6 gene encoding macoilin isoform X1 translates to MKKRCLDVAKLRKMKKLRLTEKISESAYSFLKFMTVWIVVLLADFILEFRLEYLWPCWLFLGTVYTTFHCHGLAICMVFVCAAFTLDIFCLIFVPLHWLFFAASTYVLLNYIWHTEKGICLSTVTLWLLLVYTETSLRLRDLKNPYANLSHLFAAHCIGYPLVYMGFDATCYFSGILKLRTQKAVQSENDLHVHLLQHPLPPYTQLYPKLGVEESKWRTKPGPMQYPCPSDAILSEDKQEHEDCLQLHRLHGRTEKDAGDSKIREPNPQPPGSKHHGAETRSSPAQLSDVHEHLPHEEQSGKALRVSRGPQVKVQRSSVNIVASKAEKKLKNPSKTINSNAGDAGERSTNIQGLPNPHAEQMAKLEQEMRKLKVELQTSRQNEQELRSHVCNLTNSENSLRPEVSLLRHANELLHNKLQYLSKSRQKDKQSCAVLEKKARMETDSRLAVEKQLVEVRSQKFDEAAFLLRNASNRQEHSETQLLRKRARDLDTEYKQLQLDCQEKDNRVLALENEAECLQKLRCSEQEADALLSALSSLQDKAQHLEYNLSAETRLKLDLFSALGDARRQLEISQVKLLKQDQEIKEMKQKIAEVMAVSPGVSYVAPRSTVPQYLKFLNSERYVLNPRGLMYQCLRK
- the si:dkey-12h9.6 gene encoding macoilin isoform X2: MKKRCLDVAKLRKMKKLRLTEKISESAYSFLKFMTVWIVVLLADFILEFRLEYLWPCWLFLGTVYTTFHCHGLAICMVFVCAAFTLDIFCLIFVPLHWLFFAASTYVLLNYIWHTEKGICLSTVTLWLLLVYTETSLRLRDLKNPYANLSHLFAAHCIGYPLVYMGFDATCYFSGILKLRTQKAVQSENDLHVHLLQHPLPPYTQLYPKLESKWRTKPGPMQYPCPSDAILSEDKQEHEDCLQLHRLHGRTEKDAGDSKIREPNPQPPGSKHHGAETRSSPAQLSDVHEHLPHEEQSGKALRVSRGPQVKVQRSSVNIVASKAEKKLKNPSKTINSNAGDAGERSTNIQGLPNPHAEQMAKLEQEMRKLKVELQTSRQNEQELRSHVCNLTNSENSLRPEVSLLRHANELLHNKLQYLSKSRQKDKQSCAVLEKKARMETDSRLAVEKQLVEVRSQKFDEAAFLLRNASNRQEHSETQLLRKRARDLDTEYKQLQLDCQEKDNRVLALENEAECLQKLRCSEQEADALLSALSSLQDKAQHLEYNLSAETRLKLDLFSALGDARRQLEISQVKLLKQDQEIKEMKQKIAEVMAVSPGVSYVAPRSTVPQYLKFLNSERYVLNPRGLMYQCLRK
- the si:dkey-12h9.6 gene encoding macoilin isoform X3 yields the protein MTVWIVVLLADFILEFRLEYLWPCWLFLGTVYTTFHCHGLAICMVFVCAAFTLDIFCLIFVPLHWLFFAASTYVLLNYIWHTEKGICLSTVTLWLLLVYTETSLRLRDLKNPYANLSHLFAAHCIGYPLVYMGFDATCYFSGILKLRTQKAVQSENDLHVHLLQHPLPPYTQLYPKLGVEESKWRTKPGPMQYPCPSDAILSEDKQEHEDCLQLHRLHGRTEKDAGDSKIREPNPQPPGSKHHGAETRSSPAQLSDVHEHLPHEEQSGKALRVSRGPQVKVQRSSVNIVASKAEKKLKNPSKTINSNAGDAGERSTNIQGLPNPHAEQMAKLEQEMRKLKVELQTSRQNEQELRSHVCNLTNSENSLRPEVSLLRHANELLHNKLQYLSKSRQKDKQSCAVLEKKARMETDSRLAVEKQLVEVRSQKFDEAAFLLRNASNRQEHSETQLLRKRARDLDTEYKQLQLDCQEKDNRVLALENEAECLQKLRCSEQEADALLSALSSLQDKAQHLEYNLSAETRLKLDLFSALGDARRQLEISQVKLLKQDQEIKEMKQKIAEVMAVSPGVSYVAPRSTVPQYLKFLNSERYVLNPRGLMYQCLRK